Proteins from a single region of Lentimicrobium saccharophilum:
- a CDS encoding fasciclin domain-containing protein: MKTNFLKFRFALLAIAATTLFASCSKDEDTPAPPAEMPKDIVEVAVSDARFSILVEAVSKANLVSALQGDGPFTVFAPTNDAFNALFAQLGVSGIADLDAATLTPILLNHVVAGNIKSSDISTGYVSTLNATDPAQAGVQIYVEKGSDVKIDGSKVIIADVMASNGVIHAIDKVILPANVVNHAINNPNFSILVQAVVKAGLVEALSGTGPFTVFAPTNAAFNALFSALGVSGIDALTAEQLSPILLYHVVPGNVRSNQVSSGTVPTLKDGSNLNITVSNMGVNINGSVNVIATDVQGANGVIHVIDAVLVP; encoded by the coding sequence ATGAAAACAAACTTTTTGAAATTCCGTTTTGCTCTTTTGGCCATAGCGGCCACCACATTATTTGCTTCCTGCTCGAAAGATGAGGATACTCCTGCACCTCCGGCAGAAATGCCGAAAGATATTGTTGAGGTGGCTGTATCGGATGCCCGCTTTTCCATCCTGGTTGAAGCGGTCTCCAAAGCCAACCTTGTCAGCGCGTTGCAAGGCGATGGTCCCTTTACGGTGTTTGCTCCTACCAATGATGCTTTCAACGCTTTATTTGCCCAGTTGGGTGTAAGCGGTATTGCCGATCTGGATGCAGCGACCCTTACACCGATTCTTCTCAATCACGTAGTTGCCGGTAATATTAAATCTTCGGATATCTCAACCGGATATGTTTCAACACTGAATGCAACCGATCCCGCTCAGGCCGGAGTTCAGATTTATGTGGAGAAAGGCAGTGATGTAAAGATTGACGGCAGCAAGGTGATCATCGCCGATGTGATGGCCTCCAACGGTGTGATTCACGCCATTGATAAGGTGATTCTACCGGCAAACGTTGTTAATCATGCAATTAATAATCCAAATTTCAGCATTTTGGTGCAGGCTGTTGTCAAAGCGGGACTTGTTGAGGCCCTGAGCGGCACCGGACCCTTCACGGTATTCGCGCCCACCAATGCTGCTTTTAATGCCTTGTTTTCTGCTCTCGGTGTCTCCGGAATCGATGCACTCACAGCCGAGCAACTTTCGCCCATTCTTCTCTATCACGTAGTTCCCGGTAATGTACGCTCTAACCAGGTTTCAAGCGGAACTGTGCCCACACTCAAGGACGGAAGCAATCTTAATATTACTGTCAGCAATATGGGTGTTAACATAAATGGATCTGTAAATGTGATTGCTACTGATGTGCAGGGCGCTAATGGTGTGATTCACGTGATTGATGCAGTGTTAGTTCCATAA
- a CDS encoding GDSL-type esterase/lipase family protein, which translates to MSTKSNIRIIKFLLWVSLAMNALMLLVLANHVEKKGGISYLRKKFTHQSYSENSYEGFYYKMKTGTFREMPADSNAIIILGNCIADYCDWAEMLSNPLVKNRGIGGDDIIGIYNRVNQITEARPSKIIFMLDPKDLTFRRSVDTISFYYEQIIRSIRHKCPDAGILCVSMIPVNNAWISNDFIAGINERIRVIARENNADFIDVNHILCTRTNRLDSLYSFDGEHLNGKGYKLLSGVIRQFIDGREITLPVD; encoded by the coding sequence ATGAGCACCAAATCCAATATCCGGATAATCAAGTTCCTTCTTTGGGTTTCACTTGCTATGAATGCCCTTATGTTACTGGTGCTTGCAAATCATGTGGAAAAGAAAGGCGGGATAAGCTATCTCAGGAAAAAATTCACCCACCAATCATACAGCGAAAACTCATATGAAGGCTTTTATTACAAAATGAAGACCGGTACATTCAGGGAAATGCCTGCCGATTCAAATGCAATTATCATCCTGGGCAACTGCATTGCTGATTACTGCGATTGGGCCGAAATGCTTTCAAATCCGTTGGTTAAAAACCGGGGTATTGGCGGAGATGATATTATCGGAATTTACAACCGGGTGAATCAGATAACAGAGGCCAGACCCTCAAAAATTATTTTTATGCTTGATCCTAAGGATCTTACCTTTAGAAGGTCTGTTGACACTATTTCATTCTATTATGAACAAATTATCAGATCCATCCGGCATAAATGTCCTGACGCAGGAATTCTCTGCGTAAGTATGATCCCTGTAAACAATGCCTGGATCAGCAACGATTTTATTGCCGGAATAAATGAACGAATCAGGGTTATTGCCCGGGAAAATAATGCTGATTTCATTGATGTTAATCACATACTCTGTACACGGACGAACAGGCTTGACAGCCTATATTCATTTGATGGAGAGCACCTTAATGGCAAAGGATATAAGCTGTTATCCGGAGTCATCAGGCAGTTTATTGACGGCCGGGAAATTACACTCCCGGTAGATTGA
- a CDS encoding HAD-IA family hydrolase, with the protein MRERLFDAVIFDLDGVITKTALVHSSAWKKMFDDYLKEREAKKGEPFREFTHAGDYLPFVDGKPRYKGVQDFLASRGIDIPFGDPADTHEMETICGLGNRKDYAFNEILKRDGVGVYESTVRLINELKSSGIRVGVASSSKNCAPVLEAAGLLHLFETRVDGVVSAELKLKGKPEPDIFTTAADNLGVSYGRTVIVEDAVSGVQAGQKGDFGLVIGVAREENAVELRRNGADVVVEDLEAVTIDSINDWFLHGLEDDKWSVSYHAYEPGKERTREALLAVGNGYFGTRGAMEETTSNQVNNPGTYIAGLYNRLSSKVGDRMIENEDFVNVPNWLPVTFRINDGEWFDFNSAEFLDFNKHLDFRTGVFSRRIVVKDADGKVSEIVSKRIASMADPHIASMQYQVTPLNYGGKITIRTGIDGDIINNNVERYKQLNQQHLKPVTEGIDGNMLWVCVETVQSAIKVAEAANHTVFVNRKPLSVTGRQFTGRSSAFLEYEVSVDQGIPVMLDKYVAIFTSRHDDVNDPLAEAKTAIAVNPGFSHVMAKSSKAWQELWEKIDVVIEGSRMDQKLIRLHLYHLMVSASPHNARIDASFTARGLHGEAYRGHIFWDELFILPFYNMHLPETARATLMYRYNRLPKAREYAVQHGYKGAMFPWQSGSDGREETQVVHLNPLSGEWGDDYSSLQRHVSLAIAYNVWEYYHTTGDLEFLKNYGAEMFLDICRFWMDKAQLNPVTGRYSIAGVMGPDEFHEQYHGSTEGGLSDNAYTNIMVVWAVDKAFEILALAGDQADAVKTRLGLDDQELAEWKRISRNLNIIISPEGIISQYDGYFGLKELDWNHYRQKYGNIYRLDRILKAEGKSADEFKVAKQADTLMAFYNLDESEVRLILEELGYNVRPDYLKENLDYYLARTSHGSTLSRVVHALLANMSGDRKLSWELYQDALSSDFNDIQGGTTAEGIHLGVMAGTILIAMHAYAGLNLRGDRIRINPNLPEAWKSIAFGFVFQGNSLKIKMNTVSVEVVANKVKSGEVEIEINGSVYSLTGGQVLKVDLK; encoded by the coding sequence ATGAGAGAGAGACTTTTTGATGCCGTAATTTTTGACCTGGATGGAGTGATAACCAAAACAGCGCTTGTGCACAGTTCGGCATGGAAAAAAATGTTTGACGATTATCTGAAGGAAAGAGAAGCGAAAAAGGGCGAACCATTCAGGGAATTTACCCATGCAGGCGATTATCTGCCTTTTGTTGATGGTAAGCCACGATATAAGGGAGTTCAGGATTTTCTGGCCTCCAGGGGTATAGACATTCCTTTCGGGGACCCTGCAGATACCCATGAGATGGAAACCATTTGCGGGCTGGGTAATCGCAAGGATTATGCATTCAATGAAATTCTGAAACGCGACGGCGTTGGCGTGTATGAAAGTACCGTCAGGCTTATTAATGAATTGAAATCATCGGGAATCAGGGTGGGCGTGGCCTCATCAAGTAAGAATTGCGCTCCGGTACTTGAAGCAGCCGGGTTGTTGCATCTCTTTGAAACCCGTGTTGACGGTGTGGTTTCGGCTGAGTTGAAGCTGAAAGGCAAGCCTGAACCGGATATTTTTACAACTGCCGCGGATAATCTGGGCGTCTCCTATGGCCGGACGGTAATTGTCGAAGATGCCGTTTCGGGTGTGCAGGCAGGTCAGAAAGGCGATTTTGGCCTGGTAATCGGTGTTGCACGTGAGGAAAATGCTGTTGAGTTAAGACGTAACGGGGCGGATGTTGTGGTTGAAGACCTGGAAGCGGTCACCATTGACAGTATAAATGACTGGTTTCTCCACGGACTTGAGGATGACAAATGGTCGGTATCCTACCATGCCTATGAGCCGGGTAAAGAGCGCACACGCGAAGCCCTGCTTGCGGTGGGCAACGGCTACTTCGGCACCAGGGGGGCCATGGAAGAAACTACTTCGAATCAGGTGAATAATCCGGGTACTTACATCGCAGGTCTCTATAACCGGCTTTCATCAAAGGTTGGCGACCGGATGATCGAGAATGAAGATTTTGTGAATGTTCCCAACTGGTTGCCGGTTACATTCCGGATCAATGATGGGGAGTGGTTTGATTTCAACAGCGCGGAATTCCTTGATTTTAACAAGCATCTCGATTTCAGGACGGGTGTTTTCAGCAGACGAATTGTGGTAAAGGATGCAGATGGAAAGGTTTCTGAAATAGTTTCAAAGCGCATTGCCAGCATGGCTGATCCTCACATCGCATCCATGCAGTATCAGGTAACTCCTTTGAATTATGGCGGTAAGATTACCATCAGGACAGGAATTGACGGCGATATTATCAATAACAACGTTGAGCGTTACAAACAACTGAACCAGCAACATCTGAAACCTGTTACCGAAGGTATCGATGGAAATATGCTTTGGGTATGCGTCGAAACCGTGCAATCAGCCATAAAGGTGGCGGAAGCAGCAAATCATACCGTTTTTGTTAACAGGAAGCCGTTAAGCGTTACAGGCAGGCAATTTACAGGCAGGAGCAGCGCATTTCTTGAATATGAGGTCAGCGTTGATCAGGGAATACCTGTGATGCTCGACAAATATGTAGCCATTTTCACTTCCAGACATGACGATGTAAATGACCCGTTGGCTGAAGCTAAGACTGCCATTGCAGTGAATCCCGGTTTTTCGCATGTTATGGCCAAAAGCAGCAAGGCCTGGCAGGAATTATGGGAGAAGATAGATGTTGTAATAGAAGGCAGCCGTATGGATCAGAAACTGATACGGCTTCACCTGTATCATCTGATGGTGTCAGCCTCCCCTCACAATGCGCGTATTGATGCAAGTTTTACGGCAAGGGGGCTGCACGGGGAGGCTTATCGCGGACATATTTTCTGGGATGAGTTGTTCATTCTGCCCTTCTACAATATGCATTTGCCTGAAACAGCCAGGGCCACATTGATGTATCGTTACAATCGTTTGCCGAAAGCGCGTGAATATGCTGTTCAGCACGGCTATAAAGGGGCCATGTTTCCCTGGCAGAGCGGAAGCGACGGCAGGGAAGAAACGCAGGTGGTTCATCTGAATCCGCTGTCGGGTGAATGGGGTGATGATTACAGTTCGCTGCAACGCCATGTTTCACTGGCTATCGCCTATAATGTATGGGAATACTATCATACTACCGGAGATCTGGAGTTTCTTAAAAATTACGGAGCAGAAATGTTTCTGGATATCTGCCGGTTCTGGATGGATAAGGCACAGCTGAATCCTGTCACCGGCCGGTATTCCATAGCCGGAGTGATGGGACCCGACGAGTTTCATGAGCAATACCACGGTTCAACCGAAGGAGGACTGAGCGACAATGCCTACACCAATATTATGGTGGTATGGGCCGTTGATAAAGCCTTTGAAATCCTCGCGCTTGCCGGAGATCAGGCTGATGCCGTAAAAACCAGACTCGGTCTGGACGATCAAGAGCTTGCGGAATGGAAACGGATTTCGCGGAACCTGAATATTATTATTTCTCCCGAAGGCATTATTTCGCAATACGACGGCTACTTCGGACTTAAAGAACTTGACTGGAACCATTACCGTCAGAAATACGGTAATATCTACCGGCTTGACCGCATATTGAAAGCGGAAGGGAAGTCGGCCGATGAATTTAAGGTTGCCAAACAGGCAGATACCCTGATGGCTTTTTACAATCTTGACGAATCGGAAGTCAGGCTGATCCTTGAGGAATTGGGATATAATGTCAGGCCGGATTACCTGAAGGAAAATCTTGATTATTACCTCGCCCGCACTTCTCATGGCTCGACCCTGAGCCGGGTGGTCCATGCCCTGCTGGCCAATATGAGTGGCGACCGCAAGCTTAGCTGGGAGCTGTATCAGGATGCGCTCAGCAGCGACTTTAACGATATTCAGGGAGGAACAACCGCCGAAGGTATTCATTTGGGTGTTATGGCGGGTACCATTCTGATTGCCATGCATGCCTATGCTGGTCTGAACCTGAGGGGAGACCGGATCAGAATAAATCCAAACCTGCCGGAAGCCTGGAAATCTATTGCTTTTGGTTTTGTATTTCAGGGTAACTCGCTGAAAATTAAAATGAATACAGTGTCGGTAGAGGTTGTTGCAAACAAAGTCAAATCTGGTGAAGTTGAAATCGAGATAAATGGATCCGTGTATTCCCTTACCGGCGGTCAGGTTCTTAAAGTTGATTTGAAGTAA
- a CDS encoding nucleoside/nucleotide kinase family protein — protein MLNDILQLNKKHEFAARTILEKVMAEKTDKYIITISGEVETGKCEVAHMLGKLLKKEGIRVKLLHMDNYYKIPPLERTEWRKRHGLESVGYDEYDWDVVNRTLAGFKEGKLTTLPCVDLFTGQIDQLTTNFAGIEVLIIEGLYSVKIEEANLKVFIEQTYRDTIEEQIASGKEELDEFRMQILEREHQVVQSLKPLADFYLDFDTASEIFHY, from the coding sequence ATGCTGAATGACATTTTACAGTTGAACAAAAAGCATGAATTTGCTGCCAGAACGATCCTTGAAAAAGTGATGGCTGAAAAAACCGACAAGTATATCATTACCATTTCGGGTGAAGTGGAAACCGGAAAGTGTGAGGTAGCCCATATGCTGGGAAAATTGTTGAAAAAAGAAGGGATCAGGGTGAAACTACTTCACATGGATAACTATTACAAAATACCGCCGCTTGAACGCACTGAATGGCGGAAACGGCACGGTTTGGAGAGTGTCGGGTATGATGAATATGACTGGGATGTGGTTAACCGGACGCTGGCAGGTTTCAAGGAAGGCAAACTGACCACCCTTCCGTGCGTCGATCTGTTTACCGGACAGATTGATCAGTTAACCACCAATTTTGCCGGAATTGAGGTTTTGATTATCGAAGGATTGTATTCCGTGAAAATTGAAGAAGCCAATCTTAAGGTCTTTATTGAACAAACCTACCGCGATACCATTGAGGAACAGATTGCCTCAGGAAAGGAAGAACTGGATGAATTCAGAATGCAGATACTGGAGCGGGAACATCAGGTAGTTCAGTCACTTAAACCCCTGGCCGATTTTTACCTGGATTTTGATACGGCCAGCGAAATTTTTCACTATTAA
- a CDS encoding uridine kinase family protein yields MLGDVLLIGEKHENAAKVILPRILENRKNKYIIAVSGESGSGKTELSHVIAKMLRKEGIFCKPIHIDNYYRIHPLERTEWRKKHGIETAVGLGEYDWDTIYRNIDDFKNDRVSTMPCIDLVTEQVDHLTTDFKGIEMIIVDGLYAIHTEGVDLRIFIELTYHETKKAQVVRGKEPQNEYRMQVLEREHQVVQSLREKADIFINKEYQVVPAR; encoded by the coding sequence ATGTTAGGAGATGTATTACTGATCGGAGAAAAGCATGAGAATGCCGCCAAAGTTATTCTTCCGCGGATTCTGGAAAACCGGAAAAATAAGTATATCATTGCTGTTTCAGGAGAATCGGGATCAGGAAAAACAGAATTATCACATGTGATTGCCAAAATGCTCAGGAAAGAGGGTATCTTTTGCAAACCCATTCACATTGATAACTATTACCGCATCCATCCCCTTGAGCGTACAGAATGGCGTAAAAAGCACGGCATCGAAACGGCTGTAGGACTTGGGGAGTACGACTGGGATACCATATACAGGAATATCGATGATTTCAAAAATGACAGGGTTTCAACCATGCCTTGCATCGATCTCGTTACCGAGCAGGTAGATCATCTTACCACCGATTTTAAGGGTATCGAAATGATCATCGTTGACGGATTGTATGCCATTCATACAGAGGGCGTTGATCTCCGGATTTTTATCGAACTGACCTATCATGAGACTAAAAAAGCCCAGGTAGTAAGGGGAAAGGAGCCTCAGAACGAATACCGTATGCAGGTGCTGGAACGTGAGCACCAGGTTGTACAATCGTTACGCGAAAAAGCAGATATTTTTATCAATAAGGAATATCAGGTCGTTCCGGCCCGCTAA
- the malQ gene encoding 4-alpha-glucanotransferase, whose translation MMTNQRSGGILLHPTSLPNEYGIGTFGEEAYHFVDFLERAHQNLWQVLPLGPTGPGDSPYQSYSAYALNPVLIDLQHFVNKGLIGQNDLSAAKRRNNGRVDYAFVNSSREQIFTKAYRAFCEAAPDADRNAFNDFKEKHSHWLDDYALFMAIKESLGGIPWYEWPDDLRLRKQPALDKTRQELEERAGYHRFLQFVANCQWMKLKSYANEKNIQIIGDIPLYVSFDSSDAWANPEVFLLDGDLNPEMVAGVPPDFFSETGQLWGNVLFKWDYLKATGFDWWIKRVAHNLELADIIRIDHFRGLVAFWAIPFGAETAIDGQWIGAPAVELFEALDKKLGKLPIIAEDLGVITPDVDEVRLQFNLPGMKILQFAFDKSKANPYLPHFYPQNSVVYTGTHDNDTVVGWYESLDAEDKLKLHQYLGSIGTGIHWQMIRLAWASVSDIAVVPLQDVLGLGTNGRMNVPGTLSGNWQWRFLDGQLLREHEITLRNLSTLYNRTNRVTDEEIPVPDNHQ comes from the coding sequence ATGATGACCAACCAACGATCAGGCGGCATATTGCTGCATCCCACCTCGCTCCCGAATGAATATGGCATCGGTACCTTTGGTGAAGAAGCTTATCATTTTGTTGACTTCCTGGAAAGAGCGCATCAGAACCTCTGGCAGGTGTTGCCCCTTGGCCCGACAGGTCCGGGCGACTCCCCCTATCAGAGCTATTCCGCCTATGCATTGAACCCGGTATTGATTGACCTTCAACATTTTGTCAATAAGGGGTTAATCGGCCAAAATGATCTTTCAGCAGCCAAACGAAGAAACAACGGCAGGGTTGATTATGCGTTTGTGAACAGCTCACGCGAGCAGATTTTCACTAAAGCCTACCGGGCGTTTTGCGAGGCGGCGCCGGATGCCGACAGAAATGCTTTCAACGACTTTAAAGAGAAGCACAGTCACTGGCTTGACGACTATGCCCTGTTTATGGCCATCAAAGAAAGCCTGGGGGGAATTCCCTGGTATGAATGGCCCGATGACCTGAGACTCAGAAAGCAGCCGGCACTCGACAAAACCAGACAGGAACTGGAAGAGCGGGCAGGATACCACAGATTTCTGCAGTTTGTTGCCAACTGCCAATGGATGAAGCTCAAATCTTACGCCAACGAAAAAAACATTCAGATTATCGGCGATATTCCGCTTTACGTTTCATTCGACAGCAGTGATGCCTGGGCTAACCCGGAGGTATTTTTGCTGGACGGGGACCTGAATCCGGAAATGGTGGCCGGCGTCCCCCCCGATTTTTTCAGTGAAACCGGTCAGTTGTGGGGCAATGTTCTCTTTAAATGGGATTATCTGAAAGCAACCGGTTTCGACTGGTGGATCAAACGGGTAGCCCATAACCTGGAACTGGCAGATATCATTCGTATCGATCACTTCAGGGGGCTTGTGGCATTCTGGGCCATCCCCTTCGGCGCCGAAACGGCCATCGACGGGCAATGGATCGGAGCTCCGGCGGTTGAGCTATTCGAGGCCCTTGACAAAAAACTGGGAAAACTCCCCATCATTGCCGAAGACCTGGGAGTAATCACGCCCGATGTTGACGAGGTACGGTTACAATTTAACCTTCCGGGGATGAAAATCCTGCAGTTTGCTTTCGATAAAAGCAAGGCCAACCCATACCTGCCGCATTTCTATCCGCAAAACAGCGTGGTATATACCGGTACGCATGACAATGATACGGTGGTTGGCTGGTACGAAAGCCTTGACGCGGAAGACAAACTAAAACTGCATCAATACCTTGGAAGTATTGGTACCGGTATCCACTGGCAGATGATCAGGCTGGCATGGGCTTCGGTATCGGATATTGCGGTGGTTCCGCTTCAGGATGTGCTGGGATTGGGAACAAACGGAAGAATGAATGTACCGGGCACCCTGTCAGGTAACTGGCAATGGCGGTTCCTTGACGGACAACTGCTCAGAGAACATGAGATTACCCTCCGGAATCTGAGCACGCTGTATAACCGCACAAACAGGGTAACTGATGAAGAAATCCCCGTTCCTGACAACCATCAGTAA
- a CDS encoding MFS transporter: MSKKPHLSFWQIWNMSFGFLGIQFGFALQNANVSRIFETLGAKVDEIPILWIAAPVTGLIMQPIIGHLSDNTWNRWGRRRPFFMVGAILASIALIIMPNSPTLWVAAGMLWIMDASINISMEPFRAFVGDMLPSEQRTKGFAMQSFFIGTGAVVASALPYILTNWFGIANTAPEGKIPPSVQYSFYLGAFAFFAAVLWTVLRTKEYSPEELKAHAEAEGLVTGETPGEEISEPGKVSRVFLNRSILWISVGLVLSYIIYHFGFHPELYIFSAGLGVYGLMMLISGLIIRSGNLKNGIAVVMHDLYRMPKTMAQLAVVQFFSWFALFAMWIYTTAAVTKHIYGTTDPTSELFNKGADWVGICFAVYNGFAAAVAFLLPVIAKRTSRKFTHMLALVAGGLGLISIYFIKDPNLLLVSMVGVGFAWASILSMPYAILAGALPANKMGTYMGIFNFFIVIPQILAASILGFFTRDLFGGEAVYAIVLGGISMFIAAATVMFVKDEH, from the coding sequence ATGAGTAAAAAGCCGCACCTCAGTTTCTGGCAGATATGGAATATGAGTTTTGGATTTCTGGGGATACAATTCGGATTTGCCCTGCAGAATGCCAATGTAAGCCGGATTTTTGAAACCCTGGGCGCCAAGGTGGATGAAATACCCATCCTCTGGATTGCCGCCCCGGTTACCGGACTCATTATGCAACCCATTATCGGCCATCTGAGCGATAATACATGGAACCGCTGGGGCAGAAGACGGCCGTTCTTTATGGTTGGAGCCATACTGGCATCCATTGCGTTGATCATTATGCCCAACTCCCCCACCCTCTGGGTTGCCGCCGGCATGCTCTGGATTATGGATGCTTCCATCAACATTTCCATGGAGCCTTTCAGGGCCTTTGTTGGTGACATGCTCCCCTCGGAACAGCGTACCAAAGGCTTTGCCATGCAGAGTTTCTTTATCGGTACCGGGGCTGTTGTGGCTTCTGCCCTGCCCTACATCCTGACTAACTGGTTCGGCATTGCCAATACTGCGCCCGAAGGCAAAATACCACCTTCCGTGCAATACTCCTTCTACCTGGGAGCATTTGCCTTTTTTGCCGCCGTTCTATGGACCGTTTTGCGGACAAAGGAATACTCTCCCGAAGAACTGAAAGCGCACGCTGAAGCAGAAGGATTGGTCACCGGAGAAACCCCCGGAGAGGAAATCTCAGAACCGGGTAAGGTCAGCCGCGTATTCCTCAACCGGAGCATCCTCTGGATAAGTGTAGGGCTGGTTCTTTCGTACATTATATACCACTTCGGCTTCCACCCCGAACTTTATATTTTTTCAGCCGGCCTTGGCGTTTATGGCCTGATGATGCTGATCTCGGGATTGATCATCCGCAGCGGAAACCTTAAAAACGGCATTGCCGTGGTGATGCACGACCTCTACCGCATGCCGAAAACAATGGCTCAACTCGCGGTAGTCCAGTTTTTTTCGTGGTTCGCGCTTTTCGCGATGTGGATATACACCACCGCCGCCGTAACCAAGCATATCTATGGCACTACCGATCCCACATCCGAACTTTTCAACAAGGGCGCCGACTGGGTAGGCATCTGCTTCGCCGTATATAACGGATTTGCCGCCGCCGTGGCTTTCCTCCTTCCGGTCATCGCCAAACGCACTTCACGGAAGTTCACACACATGTTGGCACTGGTCGCCGGCGGACTGGGGCTGATCTCAATCTATTTTATCAAAGATCCGAATCTGCTGCTGGTTTCCATGGTGGGCGTCGGATTTGCCTGGGCAAGCATCTTATCCATGCCTTACGCCATCCTTGCGGGCGCACTTCCGGCCAACAAAATGGGAACGTATATGGGCATTTTCAACTTCTTTATCGTTATCCCGCAAATACTGGCGGCCAGTATACTGGGCTTCTTTACCCGGGACCTGTTCGGCGGTGAAGCCGTTTACGCCATTGTACTCGGCGGTATTTCCATGTTTATTGCAGCGGCAACCGTAATGTTTGTTAAAGACGAACACTGA